Proteins found in one Miscanthus floridulus cultivar M001 chromosome 4, ASM1932011v1, whole genome shotgun sequence genomic segment:
- the LOC136549381 gene encoding DEAD-box ATP-dependent RNA helicase 58, chloroplastic-like gives MKVLVIDEVDFIFGSSKQVSALCKILTSYSAASSRQTIFASASIPQHNRFLHDCVQHKWTKSDVVHVHVHPVQPMPSHLCHKYVICTKKERLHVLLSLLERDAPKSGIIFVAEQVSLMSRSVLGRVA, from the exons ATGAAAGTGTTAGTTATCGATGAG GTtgattttatttttgggtcatcaaAGCAAGTCAGCGCTCTTTGCAAAATATTAACCTCTTATTCAGCAGCTTCGAGTCGTCAAACCATATTTGCAAGCGCATCGATCCCTCAGCACAATCGCTTTCTGCACGACTGTGTACAGCATAAATGGACCAAG AGTGATGTGGTTCATGTTCATGTCCACCCTGTACAGCCCATGCCTTCGCACCTGTGTCACAAATATGTG ATCTGCACCAAGAAGGAAAGGTTGCATGTTTTACTATCCTTGCTTGAGAGGGATGCACCAAAGTCTGGAATCATATTTGTTGCTGAACAG gtgagcctcatgagcaggtctgttttgggccgtgttgcatga